A window of Thermovibrio guaymasensis contains these coding sequences:
- a CDS encoding NUDIX domain-containing protein, giving the protein MAFEPKTPYLAVDGIINLQDEFGNWLGIVLIERKYSPVGLAIPGGFVEVGESVERAVIREMKEETSLDVVVLRQFRVFSKPDRDPRFHTVSVVFECVARGNPKGKDDAKVAKVFSYEEIPFDSLVFDHREILKKYLSDPLAVFKRL; this is encoded by the coding sequence ATGGCCTTTGAACCTAAGACTCCTTACCTGGCCGTTGACGGAATAATTAACCTACAGGATGAATTTGGAAATTGGCTTGGAATAGTTCTCATTGAGAGGAAGTACTCTCCCGTCGGCCTTGCAATTCCTGGGGGATTTGTTGAGGTGGGGGAGAGTGTAGAGAGGGCGGTTATTAGGGAAATGAAGGAAGAGACAAGCCTTGACGTTGTTGTTTTAAGGCAGTTTAGGGTCTTTTCAAAGCCAGATAGGGACCCTAGGTTCCATACGGTTTCTGTCGTCTTTGAGTGCGTTGCAAGGGGAAATCCTAAAGGGAAAGATGATGCAAAGGTTGCTAAAGTTTTCAGCTACGAAGAAATTCCCTTTGACAGTCTCGTTTTTGACCACAGGGAGATTTTAAAGAAGTACTTGTCTGATCCACTTGCAGTCTTTAAGAGGCTATAG
- the glmU gene encoding bifunctional UDP-N-acetylglucosamine diphosphorylase/glucosamine-1-phosphate N-acetyltransferase GlmU, which produces MGFKVVVLAAGKGTRFKSDLPKVLHRVLGKPMLWYVIKAAKEAGAEDVIVVVGHKRKLVEDFLKEEFPDVKVVYQEEQLGTGHAVMCAEGLLRGYKGKVVVLNGDSPLIRPEDVRAIAETEGDMVVLTAQAQDPTGYGRVIRDGDEVLYIVEEKDASEKEKEIKEVNSGVYSFDCEKLISSLSELSNDNAQGEYYLPDLLKVFKRKDYKVTAVKGRDFDSLRGVNNRYELLVVEGILRDRIVKELQLSGVTVHQPQTVYVEPEVEVGRDSELFGPLYLRGKTRIGQGCYIGPYCDIADSTISDGVRVESHCWIRGARLEESSSVGPFAKLRPGTVLKSGAKVGTFVETKNALLEEGAKANHLSYLGDCRVGKNTNIGAGTITCNYDGFNKWFTDIGNNVFVGSNTLFIAPVKVCDNSITAAGSVITFDVPESTLAVARSRQVNYPGKAEVIREKARKRKEERS; this is translated from the coding sequence TTGGGCTTTAAGGTAGTTGTCCTTGCAGCTGGAAAGGGAACTAGATTTAAGTCAGATCTTCCAAAGGTTCTCCATAGGGTTCTCGGTAAGCCTATGCTCTGGTACGTTATAAAGGCTGCTAAGGAGGCTGGAGCTGAGGACGTAATTGTTGTTGTTGGACATAAGAGGAAGCTTGTTGAGGACTTCTTAAAAGAGGAGTTTCCAGACGTTAAAGTAGTTTATCAGGAAGAGCAACTTGGAACTGGCCATGCAGTTATGTGTGCTGAAGGTCTTCTTAGAGGTTATAAAGGAAAGGTTGTTGTCCTAAATGGAGATTCTCCACTTATAAGGCCTGAGGATGTGAGGGCGATTGCTGAAACTGAAGGTGATATGGTAGTTCTAACTGCACAGGCTCAGGACCCTACAGGTTACGGTAGAGTTATAAGGGATGGAGATGAAGTCCTCTACATAGTTGAGGAGAAGGATGCAAGCGAGAAGGAAAAAGAAATAAAAGAGGTTAATTCCGGAGTTTACTCTTTTGACTGTGAAAAGTTGATCTCTTCACTTTCGGAGCTCTCCAACGATAACGCTCAGGGTGAGTACTACCTTCCAGACCTTTTAAAAGTTTTTAAAAGGAAGGATTATAAAGTTACTGCTGTAAAGGGTAGGGATTTTGACTCTCTTAGGGGGGTCAATAACAGGTACGAACTTTTGGTAGTTGAAGGGATTTTGAGGGATAGAATTGTTAAGGAGCTCCAGCTTTCAGGAGTAACCGTTCACCAGCCTCAAACCGTTTACGTTGAGCCTGAGGTTGAAGTCGGTAGGGATTCTGAACTCTTTGGACCTCTATACTTGAGGGGGAAAACGAGGATAGGTCAGGGGTGTTATATAGGTCCTTACTGCGATATAGCCGATTCTACAATCTCTGACGGAGTTAGAGTTGAGAGCCACTGCTGGATTAGGGGGGCGAGGTTAGAGGAAAGTTCTTCCGTTGGACCTTTTGCAAAACTGAGGCCGGGGACAGTTCTAAAGAGTGGAGCGAAAGTAGGGACTTTCGTTGAGACTAAGAACGCCCTCCTTGAAGAGGGAGCAAAGGCAAACCATCTTTCCTACTTGGGGGACTGTAGAGTTGGTAAAAACACAAATATCGGTGCTGGTACAATTACCTGTAACTACGACGGTTTCAATAAGTGGTTTACAGATATAGGGAACAACGTCTTCGTTGGGAGTAACACCCTCTTTATTGCTCCGGTCAAAGTTTGTGATAATTCAATAACTGCTGCCGGTTCGGTGATAACTTTTGACGTTCCTGAGAGTACTCTAGCAGTTGCCCGCTCAAGGCAGGTTAACTACCCTGGAAAGGCGGAAGTTATAAGGGAAAAAGCAAGGAAAAGGAAGGAGGAAAGGAGTTGA
- the trpC gene encoding indole-3-glycerol phosphate synthase TrpC: MNILNRIVEHKRAEVEEKKREFNLSLLREEAERLKVPHDFKRAISGEGINVIAEVKKASPSKGVIREDFDPVSIAKAYERGGAKAISVLTDREFFKGSPFYLRQVAEEVNLPVLRKDFIIDPFQIYGAKVLGASSFLLIVSILSDSQLRDFIELGRELGMEPLVETHDEGEVERALKAGAEIVGINNRNLKTFEVNLSTTLRLLPIIKAEEKVAVSESGIKGKEDIQKLKQAGVDAFLVGETLMRSKKPEEVLRSWLSV; this comes from the coding sequence TTGAACATCCTTAATAGGATAGTTGAGCATAAAAGAGCTGAGGTTGAGGAGAAGAAGAGGGAATTTAACCTTTCCCTTTTGAGGGAGGAGGCTGAAAGGTTAAAGGTTCCCCACGACTTTAAGAGGGCAATCTCTGGAGAAGGTATTAACGTAATAGCTGAAGTTAAGAAGGCTTCTCCTTCAAAGGGCGTTATTAGGGAGGACTTTGATCCTGTAAGTATTGCAAAGGCCTATGAGAGGGGAGGGGCAAAGGCGATATCGGTTTTAACCGATAGAGAATTTTTCAAAGGTTCACCCTTTTACCTAAGACAGGTGGCTGAAGAGGTTAACCTTCCCGTTTTGAGGAAAGACTTTATCATTGATCCATTCCAGATTTACGGTGCCAAAGTTCTAGGAGCTTCCTCCTTTCTCCTAATAGTCTCAATCCTTTCAGATTCTCAGCTTAGGGACTTTATAGAGCTCGGTAGGGAGCTTGGAATGGAGCCCCTAGTTGAAACCCACGATGAAGGGGAGGTTGAGAGAGCCCTTAAGGCAGGGGCTGAAATAGTAGGTATTAATAACCGTAACCTAAAGACTTTTGAAGTAAACCTCTCTACGACTCTCAGGCTTTTGCCAATAATTAAAGCTGAAGAGAAAGTTGCAGTTTCTGAAAGTGGAATAAAGGGAAAAGAGGATATTCAAAAGCTAAAGCAAGCTGGAGTTGATGCTTTCCTTGTTGGGGAAACTTTGATGAGATCTAAGAAACCTGAGGAGGTTTTAAGAAGTTGGCTTTCCGTCTGA
- a CDS encoding TlpA family protein disulfide reductase, translated as MAFRLIVYFLVFLISSPAFADWYILLPKERKERRVPPKEVHIQVLKKKKTPLKPYSVEVRKILAPSFVIHTSNRKLKKEELLGKNVVILFVDELFSPGTEKLAKEFEELSRKEGNVFIIVDVNDSDFAYLRKFKKLLSLKRVVVTADSYIFEQFRKNVKELSLPSIVIIDKHGFIRFFSPKLSVDKPEIVKAEIKGILKTLSKA; from the coding sequence TTGGCTTTCCGTCTGATAGTTTATTTTCTAGTTTTTCTCATATCCTCTCCAGCCTTTGCCGACTGGTACATTCTCTTACCGAAAGAGAGGAAAGAGAGGAGAGTTCCTCCAAAGGAAGTTCATATCCAAGTTTTAAAGAAGAAGAAAACTCCACTAAAACCATATTCTGTTGAAGTTAGGAAAATCCTTGCTCCCTCTTTCGTTATTCACACTTCTAATAGAAAGTTAAAGAAGGAGGAACTGCTAGGAAAGAACGTTGTTATCCTCTTTGTTGATGAACTCTTTTCACCTGGTACAGAAAAGCTTGCTAAAGAGTTTGAAGAACTTAGTAGAAAAGAAGGAAACGTTTTTATTATAGTTGACGTTAATGACTCAGACTTTGCATATTTAAGGAAGTTTAAAAAGCTTCTTTCACTGAAGAGAGTGGTGGTAACAGCAGATAGTTACATTTTTGAACAGTTTAGGAAAAACGTTAAAGAGCTCTCCCTTCCTTCAATAGTAATTATTGATAAACACGGCTTTATCAGGTTCTTCTCTCCAAAACTTTCGGTGGATAAACCGGAGATCGTAAAGGCTGAAATAAAAGGGATTTTAAAAACTCTGAGTAAGGCCTAA
- the rpmB gene encoding 50S ribosomal protein L28 — protein MARCAICGKTTIFVNKVSHSHRVTSKKQKANLQKVRAIVNGEKKRIWVCTKCLKAGKVQKAI, from the coding sequence ATGGCAAGGTGTGCAATATGTGGAAAGACAACTATTTTCGTAAACAAAGTCAGCCACTCCCACAGGGTTACAAGCAAAAAGCAGAAGGCAAACTTACAGAAAGTAAGGGCGATTGTAAACGGTGAGAAGAAGAGAATCTGGGTATGTACTAAGTGCCTAAAGGCCGGTAAGGTTCAAAAAGCTATATAG
- a CDS encoding DUF2062 domain-containing protein, with the protein MIFLFLFNKLKYVMKNIVKRLFSFKFYVDKLLEMRDRPDETAKGLALGVFIGFLPVNGFQVLIAVTIAAITRVSKVAAAIGTHVTNPWTTIPILILDYYVGCLLLGRDLRFPHVNFSSFSSILESGKEIIVPMFVGGILLGTVFSVLSYFGVKRLLKREVGLIRGYVGRLKEDFGRKEREVKRGS; encoded by the coding sequence TTGATTTTCTTATTTTTATTCAATAAACTTAAATATGTTATGAAGAACATAGTAAAGAGGCTCTTCTCCTTCAAGTTCTACGTTGACAAGCTTTTAGAGATGAGAGACAGGCCCGACGAGACCGCTAAGGGCCTTGCCTTAGGGGTATTTATAGGCTTTCTTCCAGTTAACGGTTTTCAGGTTCTTATTGCTGTTACAATTGCAGCTATAACCAGGGTTAGTAAGGTAGCAGCTGCTATCGGTACCCACGTTACTAATCCATGGACGACAATTCCGATTCTAATCCTTGATTACTACGTAGGTTGTCTTCTTTTGGGGAGGGATTTAAGATTTCCCCACGTTAACTTCTCCTCTTTCTCATCAATACTTGAGTCGGGAAAGGAAATAATAGTTCCCATGTTTGTTGGTGGGATTCTTCTAGGTACGGTCTTCTCTGTTCTTTCCTACTTTGGAGTTAAGAGACTCCTAAAAAGAGAGGTCGGTCTAATAAGGGGCTACGTAGGGAGGTTAAAGGAGGATTTTGGAAGGAAAGAAAGAGAAGTTAAAAGAGGTTCTTAA
- a CDS encoding N-glycosylase/DNA lyase — translation MEGKKEKLKEVLKKFSLEDVEKVEEIDRQFRALKELYEEVKNPERFLKLVIINALLSYQLQMKGEEYWEAFSEFFKKGKDIGDFQEFLSVYNRRFLSAKLKRFQKAKRCVEELFKEFSVDDLGKDLKLLVDYLSKCMGQKKEAKTVVFAAKMFMYGYRIVFGKYPEGLWEIEIPLDSRLKKVIPTVREWRELSREVNIPPIHLDALVWVPMGNLTPFPEDLKDKLNELKGVLIES, via the coding sequence TTGGAAGGAAAGAAAGAGAAGTTAAAAGAGGTTCTTAAGAAGTTTTCTTTAGAGGATGTTGAAAAGGTTGAAGAGATTGACAGGCAGTTTAGGGCTCTTAAGGAACTTTACGAGGAGGTTAAAAATCCGGAGAGGTTTTTAAAGCTTGTAATTATAAATGCTCTTCTTTCCTATCAGCTTCAAATGAAAGGTGAAGAGTACTGGGAAGCTTTCTCTGAGTTTTTCAAGAAGGGGAAAGATATAGGCGATTTTCAGGAGTTCCTTTCCGTCTACAATAGGCGGTTTCTAAGTGCAAAGCTCAAGAGGTTTCAGAAGGCTAAAAGGTGTGTAGAGGAACTCTTTAAGGAGTTTTCTGTTGATGACTTAGGGAAGGACTTGAAACTCCTTGTTGATTATCTATCAAAGTGTATGGGGCAGAAAAAGGAGGCAAAGACTGTTGTCTTTGCGGCAAAGATGTTTATGTACGGATATAGAATCGTTTTCGGAAAGTACCCGGAAGGCCTCTGGGAGATAGAGATACCTCTTGATTCAAGGCTTAAGAAGGTTATACCTACCGTTAGGGAGTGGAGGGAGCTTTCTAGAGAAGTTAACATTCCTCCAATTCACCTTGATGCTCTTGTTTGGGTTCCGATGGGAAACCTTACACCTTTTCCAGAGGATTTGAAGGATAAGCTGAACGAGTTAAAAGGAGTTCTAATTGAAAGTTAG
- a CDS encoding TlyA family RNA methyltransferase: protein MKKERLDKLLVEKGLVKSRERAKALIMAGKVLVDGKVIDKAGTSVPVDSKIELKGEDIPYVSRGGLKLETAIKEFGLKVDGFTCLDVGASTGGFTDCLLKHGAKKVYAVDVGRGQLDWKLRKDERVVSIEGFNARYLTEKEVPEKVDLAVIDVSFISLTKILPVVKNFLKSQAKIVALIKPQFELTKREVDRGKGVVRNPELHRKAIEKILSFSRGIGLYPEDLTLSKPRGPKGNKEFLVLLSQNRDDDKVDTEKVKEVISHE from the coding sequence GTGAAGAAGGAAAGGCTTGACAAACTCCTAGTTGAAAAGGGACTAGTAAAGAGCAGAGAAAGGGCTAAAGCCTTAATAATGGCAGGTAAGGTCTTGGTTGACGGTAAAGTTATAGATAAAGCAGGAACTTCCGTTCCTGTTGACTCAAAGATTGAGTTAAAAGGGGAGGACATCCCTTACGTATCAAGGGGCGGTTTGAAGCTTGAAACCGCCATTAAGGAGTTCGGCCTTAAAGTTGATGGATTTACCTGCCTTGACGTAGGAGCATCAACCGGAGGGTTTACAGATTGTCTCTTAAAACACGGTGCTAAAAAGGTTTACGCAGTTGACGTTGGAAGGGGTCAGCTAGACTGGAAGTTAAGGAAAGACGAAAGGGTAGTGTCCATTGAAGGATTTAACGCAAGGTATTTAACAGAAAAGGAAGTTCCAGAGAAGGTTGACTTGGCAGTTATTGACGTTTCCTTCATATCACTTACGAAAATCCTACCGGTAGTAAAGAATTTCCTAAAGTCCCAAGCAAAAATAGTTGCACTCATTAAACCTCAGTTTGAGCTTACAAAGAGGGAAGTTGACAGGGGAAAGGGAGTTGTTAGAAACCCGGAACTCCACAGAAAAGCGATAGAGAAAATTCTTTCCTTTTCAAGGGGAATCGGACTTTACCCTGAAGACTTAACACTTTCAAAGCCAAGAGGTCCCAAGGGAAACAAGGAGTTCCTCGTTCTACTCTCCCAGAACAGAGATGACGATAAAGTAGATACAGAGAAAGTTAAAGAGGTTATCTCTCACGAATAG
- the rseP gene encoding RIP metalloprotease RseP → MQTILYFVIALGILIFVHELGHFLAARLFGVRVETFSIGFGPKLFKFNCCQTEFAVSLIPLGGYVKMAGEDPDKPPKSPDEFYAKPPWQRIVIALAGPMMNLLLAVLFFTLSYNLGRYVPSYQVEKVKIGAVASTQIPLKPGDTIISVNGEKVKNWKEFNQIVALNPNREIKVKVKRDERVEELTVKTGIDEENGIGTLDVVPAIKPKIGKVIEGSPAQKAGLKPGDVILKINGQDITSWRQVVEIIGNSKGKEVELLVLRGKKKLRVKIKPKFNEEVGRYTIGIVPKFEMVYIKYPLPEAFKKGIEEFKNQTALFFTFLLKLITGQASIKSLGGPILIAEVAGKAAKAGISNFIYFMGFISLQLGYFNLLPLPVLDGGLILMFLVEMMRRRPLSPFFREKFQQVGLFLLALLMIIVFYNDIMRVIR, encoded by the coding sequence ATGCAGACTATCCTCTACTTTGTAATAGCTCTAGGTATCCTAATTTTCGTCCACGAGCTCGGTCACTTCTTGGCAGCAAGGTTATTTGGAGTCAGAGTTGAAACATTCTCAATTGGATTTGGACCAAAACTGTTTAAGTTCAATTGTTGCCAGACTGAGTTTGCAGTAAGCCTCATTCCACTCGGTGGCTACGTAAAGATGGCAGGTGAGGACCCCGATAAACCTCCCAAGTCCCCTGACGAGTTCTACGCAAAACCTCCCTGGCAGAGGATAGTTATAGCTTTAGCAGGACCTATGATGAACCTCTTACTCGCAGTCCTTTTCTTTACCCTATCGTACAACCTTGGACGCTACGTTCCGTCCTACCAAGTTGAGAAAGTAAAAATAGGGGCAGTAGCTTCAACTCAGATACCCTTAAAGCCGGGAGACACGATAATTTCCGTTAACGGTGAAAAGGTTAAAAACTGGAAGGAGTTCAATCAAATAGTTGCCCTAAACCCAAACAGGGAAATTAAGGTAAAAGTTAAAAGGGATGAAAGAGTTGAGGAGTTAACGGTAAAAACTGGAATAGATGAGGAAAACGGAATAGGAACCCTAGACGTAGTTCCGGCGATAAAACCGAAAATCGGAAAGGTTATAGAGGGCTCTCCTGCCCAGAAAGCAGGCCTTAAGCCCGGGGATGTAATACTAAAGATCAACGGTCAGGATATAACCAGCTGGAGACAAGTTGTTGAGATAATTGGAAACAGCAAGGGAAAAGAGGTAGAACTTTTAGTACTGAGGGGTAAAAAGAAATTAAGGGTAAAGATAAAACCAAAGTTCAACGAGGAAGTTGGAAGGTATACGATAGGAATAGTTCCAAAGTTTGAGATGGTCTACATAAAGTATCCCCTACCGGAAGCCTTCAAAAAGGGTATAGAGGAGTTTAAAAACCAAACTGCACTCTTCTTCACTTTCCTTCTCAAGCTAATAACGGGTCAAGCCTCTATAAAGAGCCTCGGAGGACCAATTTTAATAGCCGAAGTAGCTGGAAAGGCGGCAAAAGCAGGGATATCAAACTTCATCTACTTCATGGGCTTTATAAGCTTACAGCTTGGCTACTTTAACCTACTGCCTTTACCGGTCCTTGACGGAGGGTTGATTTTAATGTTCTTAGTTGAAATGATGAGGAGGAGACCACTCTCTCCCTTCTTTAGAGAGAAGTTCCAGCAGGTAGGACTCTTCCTACTTGCCCTTTTAATGATTATAGTCTTCTACAACGACATTATGAGGGTAATCAGGTAG
- the holA gene encoding DNA polymerase III subunit delta, whose amino-acid sequence MKIKVQEALKREIKPGRVFIYGSEEYLTRQFLKRVLNGVKHQLFYPDSLEEFMEFTGSTLFDGEVVPVLLHAEELPSKLRKKSQKEAFIKKLKSLNSFIVAAFGKLDWKSLKSEIFKGILELSNLVVESEPYSEKQIYGLIAKKFKSAGKEITPELIKYIVKLVGTDLTELKHETDKLLLYPGKLTKEAVESLLFSSGRVDPFEVVFSLVEGRSREFIKNVNHLLTEGSEPLQIVGLLQSQVRNMIEVACGRSVRLPKEVIGTYKKSAKKVGLLELLKILKELHEAEFSIKIGLKGGREALTELAFKREESRINFSQNR is encoded by the coding sequence ATGAAGATAAAGGTTCAGGAAGCTCTCAAGAGAGAGATTAAACCGGGAAGAGTTTTCATCTACGGTAGCGAAGAGTACTTAACGAGGCAGTTCCTTAAGAGGGTTCTTAATGGAGTAAAACACCAGCTCTTCTACCCGGACTCTTTAGAGGAGTTCATGGAATTTACAGGCTCTACCCTTTTTGACGGAGAAGTCGTTCCCGTCCTGCTTCACGCTGAGGAGCTCCCTTCAAAGCTTAGGAAAAAATCCCAAAAAGAGGCCTTCATCAAGAAACTAAAAAGCCTAAACTCCTTCATAGTTGCAGCCTTTGGAAAACTTGACTGGAAGAGTTTAAAAAGCGAGATATTTAAGGGAATCCTTGAACTATCAAACTTAGTAGTTGAATCTGAGCCCTACAGTGAAAAGCAGATTTACGGGTTAATAGCCAAGAAATTTAAAAGTGCAGGTAAGGAAATCACTCCAGAACTCATTAAATACATAGTTAAATTAGTAGGAACAGACTTAACTGAGCTAAAACACGAAACCGACAAACTGCTCCTCTACCCCGGCAAACTGACAAAGGAGGCTGTAGAGTCCCTCCTTTTCTCAAGTGGAAGGGTAGACCCATTTGAAGTTGTCTTCTCGTTGGTTGAGGGAAGGAGTAGGGAGTTCATTAAAAACGTCAATCACCTCCTAACGGAGGGTAGTGAACCCCTACAGATAGTAGGACTCCTTCAAAGTCAAGTAAGGAACATGATTGAAGTTGCATGTGGAAGGAGCGTTAGGCTACCAAAAGAGGTAATCGGAACGTATAAAAAGAGCGCTAAAAAGGTAGGGCTCTTAGAACTTCTAAAGATTTTGAAGGAGCTCCACGAAGCTGAGTTCTCAATAAAGATTGGGTTAAAAGGAGGAAGAGAAGCTCTAACTGAGCTTGCCTTTAAAAGAGAAGAAAGTAGAATAAATTTCTCTCAAAACCGCTAG
- a CDS encoding 4Fe-4S dicluster domain-containing protein: MSRRSFFKLLGKSIAQAAAEFTYEATKPNRVYLRPPGSGEEDEFLKLCTKCKTCISACPTGVLETVKEMHPVVFETPVMNFDNNYCERCYSCIEACKSGALKKENLEKYRVYAKLIVQRCVAYQDVFCQSCYWSCPKIDKAITLKDFAYPEFNSQECTGCGRCIHACPTNPKAIELVKEKNEDKGSGSSQERD, encoded by the coding sequence TTGAGCAGAAGGAGTTTCTTTAAATTACTAGGAAAATCAATAGCACAGGCGGCAGCAGAGTTTACTTACGAGGCAACAAAACCAAACAGAGTTTACTTAAGGCCACCTGGAAGCGGAGAAGAGGATGAGTTTTTAAAGCTTTGTACAAAGTGTAAAACCTGTATCTCTGCTTGTCCTACCGGAGTTCTTGAAACGGTTAAGGAGATGCACCCAGTAGTTTTTGAAACTCCGGTGATGAACTTTGATAATAACTACTGCGAAAGGTGTTACTCCTGCATAGAGGCCTGCAAAAGCGGAGCTCTCAAAAAGGAAAACCTTGAGAAGTACAGAGTTTACGCAAAGTTAATTGTTCAAAGGTGCGTTGCCTACCAGGACGTCTTCTGCCAGAGCTGTTACTGGTCGTGTCCAAAAATTGATAAAGCCATAACGCTAAAGGACTTCGCTTACCCTGAATTTAACAGTCAAGAGTGTACAGGATGCGGAAGGTGTATTCACGCCTGTCCTACCAATCCTAAAGCTATTGAATTGGTAAAGGAGAAGAATGAAGATAAAGGTTCAGGAAGCTCTCAAGAGAGAGATTAA
- a CDS encoding YqaA family protein, whose translation MVELLTVAFWKSLTLKYGVYALAFNAFIEAIFFPIPPDVLLITLCSVNPERSFFYALVTTIFSTLGGVVGYYLGYLGGKPLAKKFFGKEKVNRVHRLYESYESLIILLAGFTPLPYKVFTITSGVLFASLWKLIVFSLLGRGIRFFAEASLFYFFGTQISTSITKNLNLISLAFGILLAIAFLIYRRYRKGVLP comes from the coding sequence ATGGTAGAACTCCTAACGGTTGCTTTCTGGAAAAGCTTAACCCTTAAATATGGAGTTTACGCCCTTGCCTTTAATGCCTTCATTGAGGCAATATTCTTCCCAATTCCCCCTGACGTCCTGTTAATAACCCTGTGTTCGGTTAACCCTGAAAGGAGCTTCTTTTACGCCCTAGTGACTACCATCTTCTCAACCCTCGGAGGAGTTGTAGGGTACTACCTGGGGTACTTAGGAGGTAAGCCACTTGCAAAGAAGTTCTTCGGTAAAGAGAAAGTAAACAGGGTCCACAGGCTCTACGAGTCCTACGAATCCCTTATTATCCTACTTGCAGGTTTTACTCCGCTACCCTATAAGGTATTTACAATAACCTCCGGAGTCCTCTTTGCCTCCCTGTGGAAGCTCATCGTCTTTTCCCTCCTTGGAAGAGGAATAAGGTTCTTTGCAGAAGCTTCCCTCTTTTACTTCTTCGGAACACAGATTTCCACTTCCATTACTAAAAACTTAAACCTAATATCCTTAGCATTTGGAATTCTCTTGGCGATAGCCTTCTTAATTTACAGAAGGTACAGGAAAGGAGTCCTACCTTGA
- the surE gene encoding 5'/3'-nucleotidase SurE: MEHRERPKILLSNDDGIRSEGLKALYEALSEFADVVVVAPDRERSAVGRALTLHRPLRCEQVAENWFAVDGTPTSCVYIGIHAIMKGKKPDMVIGGINRGPNLGEDITYSGTVSIAMEGALLGIPSIAFSLATFKDFLWKDAATWAKRIAVRVYEKGLPEGCCLNVNIPNIPYREVRGVKVTRQGKKNYTEKVEARKDPWGRVYYWIGGEEPDWIPEPGTDYWAVKNGYVSVTPIHLDLTDYRALEILKSYEW; this comes from the coding sequence ATGGAGCATAGAGAAAGACCGAAAATTCTCCTATCAAACGACGATGGAATTCGCTCTGAAGGTCTAAAGGCCCTCTATGAGGCACTTTCAGAGTTTGCAGATGTTGTTGTCGTTGCACCAGACAGGGAAAGGAGCGCAGTAGGTAGGGCATTAACCCTCCACAGACCTTTAAGGTGCGAGCAAGTTGCAGAGAACTGGTTTGCAGTTGACGGGACCCCAACCAGCTGCGTCTACATCGGAATCCACGCAATCATGAAGGGGAAAAAACCAGATATGGTAATTGGAGGGATAAACAGAGGACCTAACCTCGGGGAGGACATCACCTATTCAGGAACAGTCTCAATCGCAATGGAAGGAGCCCTCCTCGGAATACCAAGTATAGCTTTCTCCTTAGCAACTTTTAAAGACTTCCTCTGGAAAGACGCAGCCACGTGGGCAAAGAGAATAGCAGTGAGAGTTTACGAAAAAGGCCTACCTGAAGGGTGCTGCTTAAACGTTAACATACCGAACATTCCCTACAGAGAAGTTAGAGGAGTAAAGGTTACAAGGCAGGGGAAGAAGAACTACACCGAGAAAGTTGAGGCAAGGAAAGACCCTTGGGGAAGGGTTTACTACTGGATAGGTGGAGAGGAACCAGACTGGATTCCAGAGCCGGGAACGGATTACTGGGCAGTAAAGAACGGCTACGTTTCAGTTACACCTATCCACCTTGACCTAACAGACTACAGAGCCCTTGAAATCCTCAAAAGCTACGAGTGGTAA
- a CDS encoding nicotinamide mononucleotide transporter encodes MERTRFQKALEIVASIVGVVALFITAIGFPQVGFVVALFASMLYAVYGYLTKQYGIMVSSLIYGTVEVIGIIRWVFMGKGHGA; translated from the coding sequence ATGGAAAGGACAAGGTTTCAGAAAGCCCTTGAGATAGTTGCATCTATCGTTGGAGTAGTGGCCCTCTTCATAACGGCAATTGGCTTCCCCCAGGTAGGTTTCGTTGTAGCCCTGTTTGCCTCAATGTTGTATGCCGTCTACGGCTACCTTACAAAACAGTACGGAATAATGGTGAGCTCTCTAATCTACGGAACTGTTGAAGTGATAGGTATAATAAGGTGGGTTTTTATGGGAAAAGGCCATGGAGCATAG